The DNA segment AAATTCCGCAGGAAGCTTTCCTTGTAGTACTTAAGGCCGGAGACGATTAGTCCCGATCGAAAAAATGATTATTTCCGAAGGTTTTACTTTGGAATTTTATAAGGATGAACAGTATGAATCCCAGATGGCAGAGCACCCTTAAAGAGTATATTGAAGCCCTTTTTATAGCCCTTTTGTTAGCCCTTTTTATAAGGACTTTTATAGTTCAGGCTTTTAAAATACCTTCCGGTTCCATGTTGCAGACCCTTCAGATCGGAGATCATCTTCTGGTCAATAAATTTACTTATGGAGTGAAGATACCGTTTACTTCAAAGGTTGTGATCGAGATGGGAGATCCTGAATATAAAGATATTATCGTGTTTAAATATCCGGGCGATACCAGCAAAGATTATATCAAAAGAGTAATCGGTGTTCCGGGTGATACTGTGGAGATCAAGAACAAGAAAGTTTTTGTGAATGGAAATCCGCTGGTTGAGCCGTATACTCAGTTTATTGATAATGCACATGTGTCCACGCTGCGCGATAATATGCCGCCTCGTCAGATTCCTGCGGGTGAATATTTCGTAATGGGTGATAATCGAGATGGCTCCAATGATTCCAGATTCTGGGGAAATGTTCCGCGTGATAATATTCTGGGTAAGGCCTGGATTATTTATTGGTCATGGGGTGGACCGGATTCTGTACGCTGGAATCGTTTAGGAAGCCTGCTTCATTAGGATTGATAAATTAGAATCTTGTAGAACCTATATTTAGGTTCAAAGAATTATTTTATACGAATTTAAGAAAGCCCGCCAATTTGGCGGGCTTTCTTTTTTTAAGCACCTCGCGCTTGTCAGCTATCAGTAAAATTGGCATATTATAAGCCTAGATAAAAGAGAATGTTGCGTATGAGAATCTTTCTACTGAGGAGAATGCGAAGTGGCTAAAATAGAGTGGAGTGAGTCCTTAAGTATGGGCGTTGCGGAATTAGACGGACATCATAAAGAAATTCTACGTATAATGAGCATGCTTCTTGATGCCTTGAATAGGGGGCAGGATGAAGACGCAATTACTCTGCTGCTTTCTAAGTTGCGTGAATACACTCTCTTCCATTTTGCAGCTGAGGAAGCTTTTATGGAAGAAATCGAGTTTCCTCAACGCCGTAAGCATATAGCTAGACACGCTGAATTAAAGCGTAAAGTTAAAGCCTTTCAGTATGCACGTTTTCATCATGAAGATTTAACTTCTGAAGATTATAAAAAATTTCTTTCGGCGTGGTTGCTTGAGCATATTCTTGATTATGATTTTAAGATTATTAAATATTTGCGTGAGCGAAAGATTGCTCCCGAAAATATTAAAGATAAGGGTAAGGCTGACCTGACGAAGGGTAAACTTGCGGCGGCTGAAGAAAGTAAAAAACAAGAGGAGGAGTAATTAAGAGGAGAAAATTTTTGATGTATTGCTCTTTTCTTCATTCTTTTCGGGTAATTCTTTACATTATAACAGAGAGTATATAACTCACGGGGGACTTATAATTCAAGGAGTTCTCCGTTGATAGCAAAAGTTGCCTGCGCCGCCCTGATGGGTATTGATGCCTTTAAAGTTGATCTTGAAGTTGACCTTGCCAGACAGGGGATGCCTGCTTTTACTATGGTAGGCCTTGCCGAAGGCGCTGTTAAAGAAAGTAAAGAGAGAGTCTTCTCGGCCCTTAAAAATAGCGGATACCGTCTTCCTCCCTCACGAATCACTGTAAATCTAGCTCCGGCGGATATCCGTAAAGCCGGTTCGGCGTATGATCTGCCTTTGGCTGTGGCCTTGCTTGGTGCAGCGGGGATTATTGATCAAGAGTTGCTTGAAGGCTGGTTTCTGGCTGGTGAGCTCTCGCTGGGTGGCGAGGTAAAGCCTGTGCACGGGGTGTTGTCTTTAGCACTCGAAGCCCGCAAAAAAGGGGCAAAAGGGCTTATTGTAGGAAGCGCGAATGCTCATGAAGCCGCAGTAGTTGAAGGATTGGATGTCTACGGAATTTCTTCTCTTTCGCATTTGGTTAAATTTTTGTTGAGTGAAGAAGTACTGGAACCCACTGTTGTTGATACTGCAACGCTTTGGGCCGGGCGGCAGGATTTCGGGTTGGATTTTGCCGAGGTTAAAGGGCAGGAGCATGCTAAACGGGCAATTGAAATAGGCGCTGCCGGAAATCATAATATACTTTTCATAGGACCTCCCGGAAGCGGCAAAACAATGCTTGCCCAGAGGATTCCTACAGTTCTTCCTCCTCTTGTTTTTGAAGAAGCTCTCGAAGTTACCAAAATTTACAGCGTGTCCGGTCAGCTTGATCGAGAGAAAGCTTTGATGGTTATTCGTCCTTTCCGTTCGCCCCATCATACAATTTCAGACGCGGGCATGATCGGTGGCGGGGCATACCCTAAACCGGGTGAAGTATCGCTTGCTCATCGCGGGGTGCTTTTTCTGGATGAACTTCCAGAGTTTAAAAAGAATGTGCTTGAAGTGCTTCGTCAGCCACTTGAGGGCGGAGAGGTAACCATTTCTCGCGCGGCTATGTCTTTATCATATCCGGCTGATTTTATGCTCGTTGCGGCTATGAACCCTTGTCCGTGCGGATATGCCACAGATGAAAGGCATGCCTGCACTTGTACTCCTGTCGCTGTGCAACGTTACGCATCACGTCTTTCAGGTCCGCTTCTGGATCGTATTGACTTGCAGATAGAGGTTCCGGCTGTTGATTATAAAGATCTGCGCGGAAACAAAGGGGTTGATTCAGCTACAATGCGCGGCAATATTGAAAGAGTCAGAGCTATTCAGTCAGAAAGGTATAAGGATCTCAATATTTTGACGAATAGTGAGCTTTCCGGTTCCTCTCTTGAAAAATTTTGCAAACTGACAGAAGCAGAGCATACCTTTCTTGAACAGGCTGTGCGCAGTCTGGGACTTTCAGCCAGAGCCTATACTCGTATACTTCGAATAGCCCGCACTATAGCCGACCTTGCTGAGGATGAATTGATTCAAGTTCCGCACCTTGCGGAGGCAATCAATTACCGGAGCATGGACAGGTGTAAATAGGCAGAGCTCTTTGATGAATAAAATTATTTCAGATTTTCTTCCGGCACTTATAGGCGTCTTGGTTGGGGGCATACTCTACTTCTCAGTCGGTTGGTGGGGTTTTTTGCTGATTTTCCCGTATATCGGTGGCTGTGTAACTTTGGGAATATTAGTTGGAAATCGTTTTAAGGGCGCTAAAAAAGATATTGGAAGACGAATCGCTATACTTGCAATCTCCCCGATATTTCTTGTTTTTTTAGGCTTATTGCAACGGGAAAACCTACAAATTGAGGAAACTGTTTTTTACGGAGCCTTTTTCTTGAGTTCAGGAATATTTACGCGGGTACTCATTCATTACGCTGTTGCTAAAATCGGTGGGCCATTTATATGGGGGCGTGGTTTTTGTGGCTGGGCTTGCTGGACAGCTGCTTTATTAGAGTGGCTGCCGATAAATGATAATAAGACTATCCCTCCAAAATATACATGGCTTAGATATCCAGTATTGGTTGTTTCTATCCTTATCCCTTTGCTTTTCCTTTGGTCAGGATATGATTATGTCGGGCGACAAATTGATCCTGCGCGTGGGAAAGAAGGTCAGTTGATATGGTTTATGGTCGGTAATGGCATTTATTATCTGACTGCTGTAATACTTGCGTTTTCATTTAGAAAAAAAAGAGCTTTCTGTAAAATTTTATGCCCTGTTTCATTGGTAATGAAGCCATCTTGTTCCTACGCACGTATCAAAAAAAAGCCTACAGAGAATGAATGCATAAAATGTAAAAAATGCAATGAATTATGCCCGATGGATGTTGATGTTATGGGAGCGATCAGTAATGGTCTCTCTGTAAATTCAACGGAATGCATTTTATGCGGACAGTGTTCAAATGTATGTCCCGTCGGCGCTATTAAATAGGATTATTCTTAAAGCTTGGAATGATAGCTGGAACAGCTTTTTTATACGTGAGAAATTCTTCTCCGAACGTTTCTTCAAGCATAGCTTCTTCTTGCGGAATCAATTTTATGAATAGGTAAAAGGCTATGGCGGACATGCCAAAAAGCAGCCATGCCTGCGAAGCTATGGCGCTTCCGGGAAAAATAAAGGCTATCCATGCAAAATAAAGTGGATTTCTAACTATTGCAAAAGTTCCTGTCGTTTCCAGCCTTCCCAAAGATACAGCTCGTTTCATGGCTGGTCCTGAGATAAAAATAAAAGCTATTCCAAATCCCAGAAAAATACCGCCTATAATATGAAAAGCTGTGCCGGATATAAAATTCATTAAAAAAAGTTCTGGGTAAAAGAGGGTCAGTAAAGTAGCAGCGATGCCGTAGG comes from the Maridesulfovibrio ferrireducens genome and includes:
- the lepB gene encoding signal peptidase I produces the protein MNPRWQSTLKEYIEALFIALLLALFIRTFIVQAFKIPSGSMLQTLQIGDHLLVNKFTYGVKIPFTSKVVIEMGDPEYKDIIVFKYPGDTSKDYIKRVIGVPGDTVEIKNKKVFVNGNPLVEPYTQFIDNAHVSTLRDNMPPRQIPAGEYFVMGDNRDGSNDSRFWGNVPRDNILGKAWIIYWSWGGPDSVRWNRLGSLLH
- a CDS encoding bacteriohemerythrin yields the protein MAKIEWSESLSMGVAELDGHHKEILRIMSMLLDALNRGQDEDAITLLLSKLREYTLFHFAAEEAFMEEIEFPQRRKHIARHAELKRKVKAFQYARFHHEDLTSEDYKKFLSAWLLEHILDYDFKIIKYLRERKIAPENIKDKGKADLTKGKLAAAEESKKQEEE
- a CDS encoding YifB family Mg chelatase-like AAA ATPase, with protein sequence MIAKVACAALMGIDAFKVDLEVDLARQGMPAFTMVGLAEGAVKESKERVFSALKNSGYRLPPSRITVNLAPADIRKAGSAYDLPLAVALLGAAGIIDQELLEGWFLAGELSLGGEVKPVHGVLSLALEARKKGAKGLIVGSANAHEAAVVEGLDVYGISSLSHLVKFLLSEEVLEPTVVDTATLWAGRQDFGLDFAEVKGQEHAKRAIEIGAAGNHNILFIGPPGSGKTMLAQRIPTVLPPLVFEEALEVTKIYSVSGQLDREKALMVIRPFRSPHHTISDAGMIGGGAYPKPGEVSLAHRGVLFLDELPEFKKNVLEVLRQPLEGGEVTISRAAMSLSYPADFMLVAAMNPCPCGYATDERHACTCTPVAVQRYASRLSGPLLDRIDLQIEVPAVDYKDLRGNKGVDSATMRGNIERVRAIQSERYKDLNILTNSELSGSSLEKFCKLTEAEHTFLEQAVRSLGLSARAYTRILRIARTIADLAEDELIQVPHLAEAINYRSMDRCK
- a CDS encoding 4Fe-4S binding protein; this encodes MNKIISDFLPALIGVLVGGILYFSVGWWGFLLIFPYIGGCVTLGILVGNRFKGAKKDIGRRIAILAISPIFLVFLGLLQRENLQIEETVFYGAFFLSSGIFTRVLIHYAVAKIGGPFIWGRGFCGWACWTAALLEWLPINDNKTIPPKYTWLRYPVLVVSILIPLLFLWSGYDYVGRQIDPARGKEGQLIWFMVGNGIYYLTAVILAFSFRKKRAFCKILCPVSLVMKPSCSYARIKKKPTENECIKCKKCNELCPMDVDVMGAISNGLSVNSTECILCGQCSNVCPVGAIK
- a CDS encoding methyltransferase family protein, with the protein product MEKQKVNFFGVGPKIIRPTIAYGIAATLLTLFYPELFLMNFISGTAFHIIGGIFLGFGIAFIFISGPAMKRAVSLGRLETTGTFAIVRNPLYFAWIAFIFPGSAIASQAWLLFGMSAIAFYLFIKLIPQEEAMLEETFGEEFLTYKKAVPAIIPSFKNNPI